The nucleotide window TGAGCGGAACAGGCAAAAAAGTCGCAACCCAAATCCTGAACATCAATCGGCATGTGAGCTATACTTTGAGCACCATCAACAATAAATACAGCACCAACGTCATGAGCCTTCTGAGCAATCTCACGAATAGGATTTATCGTCCCTAAAACATTTGAAACATGTGTTACAGAGACAATCTTCGTTTTAGACGTTAGAAGTTCATCAAGACGACTTAAATCTAAATACCCTTCCTCTGTAATAGGAATATATTTCAATTTTGCCCCAGTCTGTCGTGATACCACCTGCCATGGAATCATATTCGAATGATGTTCCATTTCAGTAATTAATATTTCATCATCAGGCATTAATCGAGGGCGAGCATAGGATTGAGCAATTAAATTTATAGATTCGGTTGTCCCTTTGGTAAATACAATTTCACAATCAACCTTTGCATTTATAAATCGTGCAACCTTAGAACGCACTTCCTCATACTTGTCTGTGATTTTTTCACTTAAGTAATGTATCCCTCGATGCACATTAGCGTTCTCTTTCAAGTAATATCGCGTGATAGTATCAATTACATTTTGGGGTTTTTGAGTGGTTGCCGCATTGTCGAGATAAATTAAAGGTTTACCATGAACCATTGTTTCTAATATAGGAAATTGGCTACGAATGCTTTCCAGTCCAAGCCTACGAGCCAATATCTCCGCCCGTAGACGAAGTGATTTCTGAGTTTTTTCCTCTGCAAGGCTCATATATAAAAATCCTTACAAGCTCATAATTAAATAAGGACTAATGAATTCCTTTGTGTTTGGAAATGGAATATCAGCCAATACCTGATTTGCAAAACCACGAACAAGAAGAGACCTCGCTTTCACTGGAGGTATCCCCCTTGATTGAAAATAGTAAATCAATTCCGCAGAAGGAGGTCCAACTGTAGCACCATGTGTACATCGAACATCATCCGCATAAATTTCCAATTGCGGTTTAGCATCAATTACTGCACCATCTGAGAGAGATAGCCCTTTGAACTGTTGGATAGAATCGGAC belongs to Candidatus Hydrogenedens sp. and includes:
- a CDS encoding cysteine desulfurase, producing the protein MSLAEEKTQKSLRLRAEILARRLGLESIRSQFPILETMVHGKPLIYLDNAATTQKPQNVIDTITRYYLKENANVHRGIHYLSEKITDKYEEVRSKVARFINAKVDCEIVFTKGTTESINLIAQSYARPRLMPDDEILITEMEHHSNMIPWQVVSRQTGAKLKYIPITEEGYLDLSRLDELLTSKTKIVSVTHVSNVLGTINPIREIAQKAHDVGAVFIVDGAQSIAHMPIDVQDLGCDFFACSAHKFYGPTGIGILYGRAPLLERMEPYQTGGSMILNVTLENTIYAHSPQKFEAGTPNIEGVIGLGSAIDFLQSIGMQKIFDYEEVLIQYAMRTIDEIPGVRILGPKEHHTGVISFIMDSAHPHDIGQILDEEGIAIRAGHHCAQPIMERYGVSSTARASFAVYNVIDEIDALIKAIYKIKEIFE